A single window of Hippocampus zosterae strain Florida chromosome 15, ASM2543408v3, whole genome shotgun sequence DNA harbors:
- the dlg1b gene encoding discs large homolog 1-like protein isoform X4, with amino-acid sequence MPVRKKDAQRALSLLEEYRAKLQHADERQLRVSIQRVIDIFQSNLFQALIDIQEFYEVTLLDSQRWAESSKPVDGVALWEFSSLQSATVTSDTLPSLSTSIEDSALLNEILHVLGQASRSPKCDTQYRHHDEDSSPPEDQSSPQLTEEAGAPELVQVAEKNLSQIENVHGYVTHAHISPMKVASLECVFDGSPSLGLDRPELPSSPAPSSLYPHGDDSPLPSCSSNPYPPVQANPPPVLVNADSLDTPPYVNGTEADYEYEEITLERGNSGLGFSIAGGIDNPHIGEDPSIFITKVIVGGAAAQDGRLRVNDVILRVNDVDVRDVTHSRAVEALKEAGSLVRLYVRRRKPMGDKVMDIKLVKGPKGLGFSIAGGVGNQHIPGDNSIYVTKIIEGGAAHRDARLQIGDKLLAVNSCCLEEVTHEHAVTALKNTPDVVYLQVAKPNNIFIGDTLDSHLLDSSFAQHLENHISAPNFLSQPLPPAAASGRYSPTPKGMLGDDDVSRREPRKVVLHRGTTGLGFNIVGGEDGEGIFISFILAGGPADLCGELRKGDRLVSVNGVDLRSATHEQAAAALKNAGQTVTIMAHYRPEEYGRFEAKIHDLREQMMNSSISSGSGSLRTSQKRSLYVRALFDYDRTRDSGLPSQGLNFKFGDILHVVNASDDEWWQARHMTSPGDVQEVGVIPSKRRVEKKERARLKTVKFNPKSRERGPSGDKRRKGVLARSFLFGKSRDGGGEQDSSDVEQHATSNASDSESSYPGGQEEFVLSYEAVTQQEVGYARPVIILGPMKDRINDDLISEFPDKFGSCVPHTTRPKRDYEVDARDYHFVASREQMEKDIQEHKFIEAGQYNNHLYGTSVQSVREVADKGKHCILDVSGNAIKRLQAALLHPIAVFIKPKSVQNIMEMNKRLTEEQSRKTFERAAKLEHEFTEHFTAIVQGDTLEEIYEQSKQIIEDHSGSLIWVQSKEKL; translated from the exons ATGCCGGTCCGAAAGAAAG ACGCCCAGCGCGCCCTGTCCTTGCTGGAGGAATACCGAGCCAAACTGCAGCACGCCGACGAGCGGCAGCTGCGCGTGTCCATCCAGAGGGTCATCGACATCTTCCAGAGCAACCTCTTCCAGGCCCTCATCG ATATCCAAGAGTTTTATGAAGTGACCTTATTGGACAGCCAGAGGTGGGCAGAGTCTTCCAAGCCGGTGGACGGCGTGGCTCTTTGGGAGTTCTCCAGCCTTCAAAGCGCCACCGTCACCTCCGACACGCTGCCAAGCCTTAGCACCAGCATCGAG GACTCTGCCCTTCTAAATGAAATCCTGCACGTGTTGGGGCAGGCCTCGCGCTCACCAAAGTGTGACACTCAA TACCGGCACCATGATGAGGACTCGTCGCCTCCGGAGGACCAGAGTTCCCCGCAGCTCACGGAGGAGGCGGGCGCTCCGGAGCTGGTCCAGGTGGCCGAGAAGAACCTGTCACAGATCGAGAACGTGCACGGATACGTCACCCATGCGCACATCTCCCCAATGAAG GTGGCATCGCTGGAGTGCGTGTTCGATGGGTCACCATCGTTAGGACTCGATCGGCCGGAGCTCCCCTCCTCCCCCGCACCCTCTTCCCTCTACCCTCACGGTGATGACAGCCCCCTCCCGTCCTGCTCCTCCAACCCTTACCCCCCTGTCCAG GCCAACCCTCCTCCTGTGCTGGTCAATGCCGACAGCCTGGACACGCCCCCTTat GTAAACGGCACTGAGGCCGACTACGAGTACGAGGAGATCACGCTGGAGAGG GGTAACTCGGGCCTGGGCTTCAGCATTGCGGGAGGCATCGACAACCCCCACATCGGTGAGGACCCCAGCATCTTCATCACCAAAGTCATCGTGGGGGGCGCCGCCGCGCAGGACGGACGCCTCAG GGTGAACGACGTGATCCTGCGCGTGAACGACGTGGACGTCCGTGACGTGACGCACAGTCGCGCCGTTGAGGCGCTGAAGGAGGCGGGCTCTCTGGTGCGACTGTACGTGCGGCGCCGGAAGCCGATGGGTgacaaagtcatggacatcAAACTCGTCAAGGGCCCCAAAG GTCTGGGCTTCAGCATCGCCGGGGGCGTGGGCAACCAGCACATCCCGGGCGACAACAGCATCTACGTCACCAAGATCATCGAGGGCGGCGCCGCTCACAGGGATGCGCGGCTGCAGATCGGGGACAAGCTTCTGGCG GTCAACAGCTGCTGTCTGGAGGAGGTGACCCACGAGCACGCCGTCACGGCCTTGAAGAACACGCCTGACGTGGTCTACCTCCAAGTGGCCAAGCCCAACAACATCTTCATCGGCGACACTTTGGACTCGCACCTCCTCGACAGCT CGTTTGCTCAGCACCTGGAAAATCATATCAGCGCCCCCAACTTCTTGTCTCAGCCCCTGCCTCCGGCAGCCGCATCCGGACGCTACTCTCCGACGCCCAAGGGCATGTTGGGAGATGACGACGTCTCACG CAGGGAACCCCGCAAGGTAGTCCTGCACCGCGGCACCACGGGACTGGGCTTCAACATCGTGGGCGGCGAGGACGGCGAAGGCATCTTCATTTCCTTCATCCTGGCCGGAGGACCCGCCGACCTCTGCGGGGAGCTGAGGAAGGGCGACCGTCTCGTCTCC gtgaACGGAGTAGACCTCCGCAGCGCCACGCACGAGCAGGCTGCTGCCGCGCTCAAGAACGCCGGGCAGACGGTCACCATCATGGCGCACTACAGGCCCGAGG AGTACGGCCGCTTTGAGGCCAAGATCCACGACCTGAGAGAGCAGATGATGAACAGCAGCATCAGCTCCGGATCGGGATCTCTCAGGACCAGCCAGAAGAGGTCGCTCTACGTCAG GGCACTGTTTGACTACGACAGGACTCGGGACTCGGGTCTTCCCAGTCAGGGCCTCAACTTCAAATTTGGGGACATCCTGCACGTGGTCAACGCTTCTGATGACGAGTGGTGGCAAGCGCGTCACATGACGTCCCCCGGAGATGTCCAAGAGGTCGGCGTTATACCCAGCAAGAGGAG AGTGGAGAAGAAAGAGCGAGCGAGGTTGAAGACGGTCAAGTTCAACCCGAAGTCTCGAGAGCGAGGG CCGTCGGGCGACAAGCGTAGAAAAGGCGTGTTGGCCAGGTCCTTCCTTTTCGGGAAGAGtcgcgacggcggcggcgagcaGGACAGCAGCGACGTGGAGC AGCACGCCACGTCCAACGCCAGCGATAGCGAGAGCAGCTACC CAGGTGGCCAGGAGGAGTTTGTCCTGTCATACGAAGCCGTCACCCAACAGGAAG TGGGCTACGCGCGGCCGGTCATCATCCTGGGACCCATGAAGGACCGCATCAACGACGACCTCATCTCGGAATTTCCGGACAAGTTTGGGTCGTGTGTCCCAC ACACCACACGACCCAAACGGGACTACGAGGTGGATGCTCGAGATTATCACTTTGTGGCATCCCGCGAGCAGATGGAAAAGGACATCCAGGAGCACAAATTCATCGAAGCGGGACAGTACAACAACCACCTCTACGGAACCAGCGTCCAGTCGGTGCGAGAGGTCGCAGACAAG GGGAAGCACTGCATCCTGGATGTGTCGGGCAATGCCATCAAGCGCCTGCAGGCGGCGCTGCTTCATCCCATCGCTGTCTTCATCAAACCCAAGTCCGTCCAGAACATCAT GGAGATGAACAAGCGTCTGACGGAGGAACAAAGCAGGAAGACGTTTGAGCGAGCCGCCAAGTTGGAACACGAGTTCACGGAACATTTCAcag CCATCGTGCAGGGCGACACCCTGGAAGAGATCTACGAGCAGAGCAAGCAGATCATCGAGGATCATTCAGGATCGTTGATCTGGGTGCAGTCCAAGGAGAAGCTATGA
- the dlg1b gene encoding discs large homolog 1-like protein isoform X7, translating into MPVRKKDAQRALSLLEEYRAKLQHADERQLRVSIQRVIDIFQSNLFQALIDIQEFYEVTLLDSQRWAESSKPVDGVALWEFSSLQSATVTSDTLPSLSTSIEDSALLNEILHVLGQASRSPKCDTQKYRHHDEDSSPPEDQSSPQLTEEAGAPELVQVAEKNLSQIENVHGYVTHAHISPMKVASLECVFDGSPSLGLDRPELPSSPAPSSLYPHGDDSPLPSCSSNPYPPVQANPPPVLVNADSLDTPPYVNGTEADYEYEEITLERGNSGLGFSIAGGIDNPHIGEDPSIFITKVIVGGAAAQDGRLRVNDVILRVNDVDVRDVTHSRAVEALKEAGSLVRLYVRRRKPMGDKVMDIKLVKGPKGLGFSIAGGVGNQHIPGDNSIYVTKIIEGGAAHRDARLQIGDKLLAVNSCCLEEVTHEHAVTALKNTPDVVYLQVAKPNNIFIGDTLDSHLLDSSFAQHLENHISAPNFLSQPLPPAAASGRYSPTPKGMLGDDDVSREPRKVVLHRGTTGLGFNIVGGEDGEGIFISFILAGGPADLCGELRKGDRLVSVNGVDLRSATHEQAAAALKNAGQTVTIMAHYRPEEYGRFEAKIHDLREQMMNSSISSGSGSLRTSQKRSLYVRALFDYDRTRDSGLPSQGLNFKFGDILHVVNASDDEWWQARHMTSPGDVQEVGVIPSKRRVEKKERARLKTVKFNPKSRERGDAIDLLAKGHKHATSNASDSESSYPGGQEEFVLSYEAVTQQEVGYARPVIILGPMKDRINDDLISEFPDKFGSCVPHTTRPKRDYEVDARDYHFVASREQMEKDIQEHKFIEAGQYNNHLYGTSVQSVREVADKGKHCILDVSGNAIKRLQAALLHPIAVFIKPKSVQNIMEMNKRLTEEQSRKTFERAAKLEHEFTEHFTAIVQGDTLEEIYEQSKQIIEDHSGSLIWVQSKEKL; encoded by the exons ATGCCGGTCCGAAAGAAAG ACGCCCAGCGCGCCCTGTCCTTGCTGGAGGAATACCGAGCCAAACTGCAGCACGCCGACGAGCGGCAGCTGCGCGTGTCCATCCAGAGGGTCATCGACATCTTCCAGAGCAACCTCTTCCAGGCCCTCATCG ATATCCAAGAGTTTTATGAAGTGACCTTATTGGACAGCCAGAGGTGGGCAGAGTCTTCCAAGCCGGTGGACGGCGTGGCTCTTTGGGAGTTCTCCAGCCTTCAAAGCGCCACCGTCACCTCCGACACGCTGCCAAGCCTTAGCACCAGCATCGAG GACTCTGCCCTTCTAAATGAAATCCTGCACGTGTTGGGGCAGGCCTCGCGCTCACCAAAGTGTGACACTCAA AAGTACCGGCACCATGATGAGGACTCGTCGCCTCCGGAGGACCAGAGTTCCCCGCAGCTCACGGAGGAGGCGGGCGCTCCGGAGCTGGTCCAGGTGGCCGAGAAGAACCTGTCACAGATCGAGAACGTGCACGGATACGTCACCCATGCGCACATCTCCCCAATGAAG GTGGCATCGCTGGAGTGCGTGTTCGATGGGTCACCATCGTTAGGACTCGATCGGCCGGAGCTCCCCTCCTCCCCCGCACCCTCTTCCCTCTACCCTCACGGTGATGACAGCCCCCTCCCGTCCTGCTCCTCCAACCCTTACCCCCCTGTCCAG GCCAACCCTCCTCCTGTGCTGGTCAATGCCGACAGCCTGGACACGCCCCCTTat GTAAACGGCACTGAGGCCGACTACGAGTACGAGGAGATCACGCTGGAGAGG GGTAACTCGGGCCTGGGCTTCAGCATTGCGGGAGGCATCGACAACCCCCACATCGGTGAGGACCCCAGCATCTTCATCACCAAAGTCATCGTGGGGGGCGCCGCCGCGCAGGACGGACGCCTCAG GGTGAACGACGTGATCCTGCGCGTGAACGACGTGGACGTCCGTGACGTGACGCACAGTCGCGCCGTTGAGGCGCTGAAGGAGGCGGGCTCTCTGGTGCGACTGTACGTGCGGCGCCGGAAGCCGATGGGTgacaaagtcatggacatcAAACTCGTCAAGGGCCCCAAAG GTCTGGGCTTCAGCATCGCCGGGGGCGTGGGCAACCAGCACATCCCGGGCGACAACAGCATCTACGTCACCAAGATCATCGAGGGCGGCGCCGCTCACAGGGATGCGCGGCTGCAGATCGGGGACAAGCTTCTGGCG GTCAACAGCTGCTGTCTGGAGGAGGTGACCCACGAGCACGCCGTCACGGCCTTGAAGAACACGCCTGACGTGGTCTACCTCCAAGTGGCCAAGCCCAACAACATCTTCATCGGCGACACTTTGGACTCGCACCTCCTCGACAGCT CGTTTGCTCAGCACCTGGAAAATCATATCAGCGCCCCCAACTTCTTGTCTCAGCCCCTGCCTCCGGCAGCCGCATCCGGACGCTACTCTCCGACGCCCAAGGGCATGTTGGGAGATGACGACGTCTCACG GGAACCCCGCAAGGTAGTCCTGCACCGCGGCACCACGGGACTGGGCTTCAACATCGTGGGCGGCGAGGACGGCGAAGGCATCTTCATTTCCTTCATCCTGGCCGGAGGACCCGCCGACCTCTGCGGGGAGCTGAGGAAGGGCGACCGTCTCGTCTCC gtgaACGGAGTAGACCTCCGCAGCGCCACGCACGAGCAGGCTGCTGCCGCGCTCAAGAACGCCGGGCAGACGGTCACCATCATGGCGCACTACAGGCCCGAGG AGTACGGCCGCTTTGAGGCCAAGATCCACGACCTGAGAGAGCAGATGATGAACAGCAGCATCAGCTCCGGATCGGGATCTCTCAGGACCAGCCAGAAGAGGTCGCTCTACGTCAG GGCACTGTTTGACTACGACAGGACTCGGGACTCGGGTCTTCCCAGTCAGGGCCTCAACTTCAAATTTGGGGACATCCTGCACGTGGTCAACGCTTCTGATGACGAGTGGTGGCAAGCGCGTCACATGACGTCCCCCGGAGATGTCCAAGAGGTCGGCGTTATACCCAGCAAGAGGAG AGTGGAGAAGAAAGAGCGAGCGAGGTTGAAGACGGTCAAGTTCAACCCGAAGTCTCGAGAGCGAGGG GACGCCATTGACCTCCTTGCCAAAGGACACA AGCACGCCACGTCCAACGCCAGCGATAGCGAGAGCAGCTACC CAGGTGGCCAGGAGGAGTTTGTCCTGTCATACGAAGCCGTCACCCAACAGGAAG TGGGCTACGCGCGGCCGGTCATCATCCTGGGACCCATGAAGGACCGCATCAACGACGACCTCATCTCGGAATTTCCGGACAAGTTTGGGTCGTGTGTCCCAC ACACCACACGACCCAAACGGGACTACGAGGTGGATGCTCGAGATTATCACTTTGTGGCATCCCGCGAGCAGATGGAAAAGGACATCCAGGAGCACAAATTCATCGAAGCGGGACAGTACAACAACCACCTCTACGGAACCAGCGTCCAGTCGGTGCGAGAGGTCGCAGACAAG GGGAAGCACTGCATCCTGGATGTGTCGGGCAATGCCATCAAGCGCCTGCAGGCGGCGCTGCTTCATCCCATCGCTGTCTTCATCAAACCCAAGTCCGTCCAGAACATCAT GGAGATGAACAAGCGTCTGACGGAGGAACAAAGCAGGAAGACGTTTGAGCGAGCCGCCAAGTTGGAACACGAGTTCACGGAACATTTCAcag CCATCGTGCAGGGCGACACCCTGGAAGAGATCTACGAGCAGAGCAAGCAGATCATCGAGGATCATTCAGGATCGTTGATCTGGGTGCAGTCCAAGGAGAAGCTATGA
- the dlg1b gene encoding discs large homolog 1-like protein isoform X2 translates to MPVRKKDAQRALSLLEEYRAKLQHADERQLRVSIQRVIDIFQSNLFQALIDIQEFYEVTLLDSQRWAESSKPVDGVALWEFSSLQSATVTSDTLPSLSTSIEDSALLNEILHVLGQASRSPKCDTQKYRHHDEDSSPPEDQSSPQLTEEAGAPELVQVAEKNLSQIENVHGYVTHAHISPMKVASLECVFDGSPSLGLDRPELPSSPAPSSLYPHGDDSPLPSCSSNPYPPVQANPPPVLVNADSLDTPPYVNGTEADYEYEEITLERGNSGLGFSIAGGIDNPHIGEDPSIFITKVIVGGAAAQDGRLRVNDVILRVNDVDVRDVTHSRAVEALKEAGSLVRLYVRRRKPMGDKVMDIKLVKGPKGLGFSIAGGVGNQHIPGDNSIYVTKIIEGGAAHRDARLQIGDKLLAVNSCCLEEVTHEHAVTALKNTPDVVYLQVAKPNNIFIGDTLDSHLLDSSFAQHLENHISAPNFLSQPLPPAAASGRYSPTPKGMLGDDDVSRREPRKVVLHRGTTGLGFNIVGGEDGEGIFISFILAGGPADLCGELRKGDRLVSVNGVDLRSATHEQAAAALKNAGQTVTIMAHYRPEEYGRFEAKIHDLREQMMNSSISSGSGSLRTSQKRSLYVRALFDYDRTRDSGLPSQGLNFKFGDILHVVNASDDEWWQARHMTSPGDVQEVGVIPSKRRVEKKERARLKTVKFNPKSRERGPSGDKRRKGVLARSFLFGKSRDGGGEQDSSDVEQHATSNASDSESSYRGQEEFVLSYEAVTQQEVGYARPVIILGPMKDRINDDLISEFPDKFGSCVPHTTRPKRDYEVDARDYHFVASREQMEKDIQEHKFIEAGQYNNHLYGTSVQSVREVADKGKHCILDVSGNAIKRLQAALLHPIAVFIKPKSVQNIMEMNKRLTEEQSRKTFERAAKLEHEFTEHFTAIVQGDTLEEIYEQSKQIIEDHSGSLIWVQSKEKL, encoded by the exons ATGCCGGTCCGAAAGAAAG ACGCCCAGCGCGCCCTGTCCTTGCTGGAGGAATACCGAGCCAAACTGCAGCACGCCGACGAGCGGCAGCTGCGCGTGTCCATCCAGAGGGTCATCGACATCTTCCAGAGCAACCTCTTCCAGGCCCTCATCG ATATCCAAGAGTTTTATGAAGTGACCTTATTGGACAGCCAGAGGTGGGCAGAGTCTTCCAAGCCGGTGGACGGCGTGGCTCTTTGGGAGTTCTCCAGCCTTCAAAGCGCCACCGTCACCTCCGACACGCTGCCAAGCCTTAGCACCAGCATCGAG GACTCTGCCCTTCTAAATGAAATCCTGCACGTGTTGGGGCAGGCCTCGCGCTCACCAAAGTGTGACACTCAA AAGTACCGGCACCATGATGAGGACTCGTCGCCTCCGGAGGACCAGAGTTCCCCGCAGCTCACGGAGGAGGCGGGCGCTCCGGAGCTGGTCCAGGTGGCCGAGAAGAACCTGTCACAGATCGAGAACGTGCACGGATACGTCACCCATGCGCACATCTCCCCAATGAAG GTGGCATCGCTGGAGTGCGTGTTCGATGGGTCACCATCGTTAGGACTCGATCGGCCGGAGCTCCCCTCCTCCCCCGCACCCTCTTCCCTCTACCCTCACGGTGATGACAGCCCCCTCCCGTCCTGCTCCTCCAACCCTTACCCCCCTGTCCAG GCCAACCCTCCTCCTGTGCTGGTCAATGCCGACAGCCTGGACACGCCCCCTTat GTAAACGGCACTGAGGCCGACTACGAGTACGAGGAGATCACGCTGGAGAGG GGTAACTCGGGCCTGGGCTTCAGCATTGCGGGAGGCATCGACAACCCCCACATCGGTGAGGACCCCAGCATCTTCATCACCAAAGTCATCGTGGGGGGCGCCGCCGCGCAGGACGGACGCCTCAG GGTGAACGACGTGATCCTGCGCGTGAACGACGTGGACGTCCGTGACGTGACGCACAGTCGCGCCGTTGAGGCGCTGAAGGAGGCGGGCTCTCTGGTGCGACTGTACGTGCGGCGCCGGAAGCCGATGGGTgacaaagtcatggacatcAAACTCGTCAAGGGCCCCAAAG GTCTGGGCTTCAGCATCGCCGGGGGCGTGGGCAACCAGCACATCCCGGGCGACAACAGCATCTACGTCACCAAGATCATCGAGGGCGGCGCCGCTCACAGGGATGCGCGGCTGCAGATCGGGGACAAGCTTCTGGCG GTCAACAGCTGCTGTCTGGAGGAGGTGACCCACGAGCACGCCGTCACGGCCTTGAAGAACACGCCTGACGTGGTCTACCTCCAAGTGGCCAAGCCCAACAACATCTTCATCGGCGACACTTTGGACTCGCACCTCCTCGACAGCT CGTTTGCTCAGCACCTGGAAAATCATATCAGCGCCCCCAACTTCTTGTCTCAGCCCCTGCCTCCGGCAGCCGCATCCGGACGCTACTCTCCGACGCCCAAGGGCATGTTGGGAGATGACGACGTCTCACG CAGGGAACCCCGCAAGGTAGTCCTGCACCGCGGCACCACGGGACTGGGCTTCAACATCGTGGGCGGCGAGGACGGCGAAGGCATCTTCATTTCCTTCATCCTGGCCGGAGGACCCGCCGACCTCTGCGGGGAGCTGAGGAAGGGCGACCGTCTCGTCTCC gtgaACGGAGTAGACCTCCGCAGCGCCACGCACGAGCAGGCTGCTGCCGCGCTCAAGAACGCCGGGCAGACGGTCACCATCATGGCGCACTACAGGCCCGAGG AGTACGGCCGCTTTGAGGCCAAGATCCACGACCTGAGAGAGCAGATGATGAACAGCAGCATCAGCTCCGGATCGGGATCTCTCAGGACCAGCCAGAAGAGGTCGCTCTACGTCAG GGCACTGTTTGACTACGACAGGACTCGGGACTCGGGTCTTCCCAGTCAGGGCCTCAACTTCAAATTTGGGGACATCCTGCACGTGGTCAACGCTTCTGATGACGAGTGGTGGCAAGCGCGTCACATGACGTCCCCCGGAGATGTCCAAGAGGTCGGCGTTATACCCAGCAAGAGGAG AGTGGAGAAGAAAGAGCGAGCGAGGTTGAAGACGGTCAAGTTCAACCCGAAGTCTCGAGAGCGAGGG CCGTCGGGCGACAAGCGTAGAAAAGGCGTGTTGGCCAGGTCCTTCCTTTTCGGGAAGAGtcgcgacggcggcggcgagcaGGACAGCAGCGACGTGGAGC AGCACGCCACGTCCAACGCCAGCGATAGCGAGAGCAGCTACC GTGGCCAGGAGGAGTTTGTCCTGTCATACGAAGCCGTCACCCAACAGGAAG TGGGCTACGCGCGGCCGGTCATCATCCTGGGACCCATGAAGGACCGCATCAACGACGACCTCATCTCGGAATTTCCGGACAAGTTTGGGTCGTGTGTCCCAC ACACCACACGACCCAAACGGGACTACGAGGTGGATGCTCGAGATTATCACTTTGTGGCATCCCGCGAGCAGATGGAAAAGGACATCCAGGAGCACAAATTCATCGAAGCGGGACAGTACAACAACCACCTCTACGGAACCAGCGTCCAGTCGGTGCGAGAGGTCGCAGACAAG GGGAAGCACTGCATCCTGGATGTGTCGGGCAATGCCATCAAGCGCCTGCAGGCGGCGCTGCTTCATCCCATCGCTGTCTTCATCAAACCCAAGTCCGTCCAGAACATCAT GGAGATGAACAAGCGTCTGACGGAGGAACAAAGCAGGAAGACGTTTGAGCGAGCCGCCAAGTTGGAACACGAGTTCACGGAACATTTCAcag CCATCGTGCAGGGCGACACCCTGGAAGAGATCTACGAGCAGAGCAAGCAGATCATCGAGGATCATTCAGGATCGTTGATCTGGGTGCAGTCCAAGGAGAAGCTATGA